One genomic segment of Culturomica massiliensis includes these proteins:
- the ablA gene encoding lysine 2,3-aminomutase — translation MTSRRKEFFPEVTDEQWNDWHWQVKNRIETLEQLKKYIRLTREEEEGVRESLKTLRMAITPYYLSLIDPDNPHCPIRKQSIPTIEELHKSPADLLDPLHEDGDSPVPGLTHRYPDRVLFLITDQCAMYCRHCTRRRFAGHHDCAAPSERIDKGIEYIAAHPEVRDVLLSGGDALLVSDGRLEDIIKRLRAIPHVEIIRIGSRTPVVLPQRITEGLVNMLKKYHPIWLNTHFNHPNEITEESSAACARLADAGIPLGNQSVLLRGINDCTHVMKRLVQQLVRIRVRPYYIYICDLSMGIGHFRTPVSKGIEIIENLRGHTSGYAVPTFVVDAPGGGGKIPVMPTYMISQSPNRVVLRNFEGVVTTYTEPSDYKDECYCEECEKVRKTEGVAELLKGTRLSIEPNDLDRKNRNLLAKG, via the coding sequence ATGACAAGCCGACGAAAAGAGTTTTTTCCGGAAGTAACCGATGAACAGTGGAACGACTGGCATTGGCAGGTAAAAAACAGAATAGAAACTTTGGAGCAGCTAAAGAAGTATATCCGTTTGACAAGAGAGGAAGAGGAAGGGGTACGCGAGTCGTTGAAAACGTTACGTATGGCGATTACTCCTTATTATTTGAGCTTGATTGATCCGGACAATCCGCATTGTCCGATCCGTAAGCAGTCTATTCCGACCATAGAAGAGCTACATAAATCACCGGCAGATTTGCTGGACCCCTTGCATGAGGATGGGGATTCTCCAGTACCGGGGTTGACACATCGCTATCCGGATCGGGTATTGTTTTTAATTACGGATCAATGTGCGATGTATTGCCGGCATTGTACCCGGCGGCGTTTTGCCGGGCATCATGACTGTGCTGCCCCTTCGGAGCGTATTGATAAGGGAATTGAATATATCGCGGCTCACCCGGAAGTAAGGGATGTGTTGTTGTCGGGAGGAGATGCTTTATTGGTGAGCGACGGGCGTTTGGAAGATATTATCAAGCGCTTGCGGGCAATTCCGCATGTTGAAATCATCCGTATCGGGAGCCGTACTCCGGTGGTTTTACCTCAACGTATTACAGAAGGATTGGTAAATATGTTGAAAAAGTATCATCCGATTTGGTTGAATACGCATTTCAATCATCCGAACGAAATCACGGAGGAATCTTCAGCAGCGTGTGCCCGTTTGGCAGATGCCGGGATACCTTTGGGAAATCAATCGGTATTATTGCGGGGAATCAATGATTGCACTCATGTCATGAAAAGATTGGTGCAACAACTGGTACGTATTCGGGTACGACCTTATTATATTTATATATGTGATTTGTCGATGGGGATCGGACATTTCCGCACCCCGGTATCGAAAGGTATTGAAATTATCGAAAATTTGCGCGGTCATACTTCCGGTTATGCCGTACCGACATTCGTTGTGGATGCACCGGGTGGAGGCGGTAAGATTCCGGTTATGCCGACGTATATGATTTCTCAAAGTCCGAATCGGGTCGTTTTACGGAATTTTGAAGGAGTTGTGACGACTTATACGGAACCTTCCGATTACAAAGACGAATGTTATTGCGAGGAATGTGAAAAAGTCCGGAAAACGGAGGGGGTTGCGGAGTTATTGAAAGGAACAAGGTTGTCGATAGAGCCGAACGATCTGGATCGGAAGAACCGGAATTTGTTGGCGAAAGGATGA
- a CDS encoding zinc-binding dehydrogenase, with protein sequence MKKGNKYGTHRVIEPKGVLPQPANKLDNNMDEIYDNEILIDVQTLNIDSASFTQIHEQAKGDKAKIAEIMLDIVAKQGKHRNPVTGSGGMLLGTVEKIGDALIGKTDLKVGDKIATLVSLSLTPLRIDKIKEIRADVDQVDIDGKAILFESGIYAKIPADLPEKLALSALDVAGAPAQTAKLVKPGDTVLIIGAGGKSGMLCCYEAKKRAGVTGKVIGLCHSQKSTERLQKLGFCDYVFSADATQPVSVMEKISELTNGEMCDITINNVNITDTEMTSILCTKDTGLVYFFSMATSFTKAALGAEGVGSDVTMLIGNGYTRGHAEITLQELRESEELRKIFTELYA encoded by the coding sequence ATGAAAAAAGGAAATAAATACGGAACCCACAGAGTGATTGAACCGAAAGGTGTGTTGCCTCAACCGGCTAATAAGTTGGACAACAATATGGATGAAATATACGATAACGAAATATTGATTGATGTTCAGACGTTGAATATTGATTCGGCCAGTTTTACTCAGATTCACGAGCAGGCAAAGGGCGATAAAGCGAAGATTGCGGAGATTATGCTGGATATCGTAGCCAAGCAGGGAAAACACCGGAATCCGGTAACCGGTTCGGGAGGTATGTTGTTGGGAACCGTGGAAAAGATCGGAGATGCTTTGATCGGAAAAACGGATTTGAAGGTCGGAGATAAAATTGCCACTTTGGTGTCTCTGTCATTAACTCCTTTGAGAATTGATAAGATCAAAGAAATTCGCGCGGATGTGGATCAGGTGGACATCGACGGAAAAGCTATTTTGTTCGAGAGCGGCATTTATGCTAAAATTCCGGCTGATTTACCTGAGAAACTGGCTCTTTCTGCATTGGATGTGGCCGGGGCTCCTGCCCAGACGGCTAAATTGGTAAAGCCGGGAGACACCGTGTTGATTATCGGTGCCGGCGGTAAATCGGGTATGTTGTGCTGTTATGAAGCTAAAAAGAGAGCCGGAGTGACCGGTAAAGTGATCGGTTTGTGTCATAGTCAAAAGAGTACGGAGCGTTTGCAAAAGCTCGGTTTCTGTGATTATGTATTCTCTGCCGATGCGACACAACCGGTTTCGGTGATGGAGAAAATCTCAGAGTTGACCAATGGAGAAATGTGTGATATTACTATTAATAATGTGAATATTACGGATACGGAAATGACCAGTATTCTTTGTACGAAAGATACCGGATTGGTTTATTTCTTCTCTATGGCGACAAGTTTCACGAAAGCAGCTTTGGGAGCAGAAGGGGTTGGTAGTGATGTAACGATGTTGATTGGTAACGGATACACCAGAGGACATGCTGAAATCACTTTACAGGAACTGCGTGAGAGTGAGGAATTGCGTAAAATTTTTACGGAATTGTATGCTTAA
- a CDS encoding 3-keto-5-aminohexanoate cleavage protein, translated as MEKLIITAAICGAEVLKEHNPAVPYTVEECVREARSAYDAGASIIHLHVRYDDGTPTQDKARFKVIIDAIREACPDVIIQPSTGGAVGMTDDERLQPTELHPEMATLDCGTLNFGGDEVFMNTENTIRYFGQRMIELGIKPELEVFDKSMIEMALRMHKKGFIKAPMHFDFVMGVNGGIGGDIRDFVFLRHSIPSDATYTVAGIGRYEFPLAVCAIVDGGHVRVGFEDNVYLSKGVLAKSNGELVGKVVRLAKEFGREIATPDEARQILGLKARV; from the coding sequence ATGGAAAAATTGATTATAACTGCTGCCATTTGCGGAGCTGAAGTATTGAAAGAACATAACCCGGCTGTTCCCTACACTGTGGAGGAATGTGTCCGGGAGGCCCGTTCGGCTTATGATGCCGGAGCAAGTATCATTCATTTGCATGTCAGATATGACGATGGAACACCGACACAGGATAAGGCTCGTTTCAAAGTGATTATAGATGCTATTCGGGAGGCATGTCCGGATGTGATTATTCAGCCTTCAACGGGGGGGGCTGTGGGAATGACTGACGACGAACGTTTGCAACCGACGGAGTTACATCCTGAAATGGCTACTCTGGATTGCGGGACGTTGAATTTCGGCGGGGATGAAGTGTTTATGAATACCGAGAATACGATTCGTTATTTCGGACAACGCATGATTGAGTTGGGGATTAAGCCGGAATTGGAAGTTTTTGATAAGAGTATGATAGAAATGGCTTTACGGATGCATAAGAAAGGGTTTATCAAGGCTCCGATGCATTTTGATTTTGTGATGGGCGTGAATGGGGGAATCGGCGGTGACATCCGAGATTTCGTTTTTTTACGCCATAGTATTCCTTCTGATGCGACTTATACCGTTGCCGGGATCGGCCGGTACGAATTTCCTTTGGCGGTTTGTGCAATCGTTGACGGCGGGCATGTCAGAGTCGGTTTTGAAGACAATGTATATTTGTCGAAAGGTGTATTGGCTAAATCGAACGGGGAACTTGTCGGGAAGGTGGTGCGTTTGGCAAAAGAGTTCGGACGTGAGATTGCGACACCTGATGAAGCCCGGCAGATATTGGGCTTGAAAGCAAGAGTGTAA
- a CDS encoding hotdog domain-containing protein, which yields MEKSLIRLRMSAHDAHYGGNLVDGARMLQLFGDVATELLIKHDGDEGLFAGYDNIEFLAPVYAGDYIEATGEIVHVGNSSRKMVFEARKVVITRTDISESAADFLEEPVVVCRASGTCVVPKKCQRKG from the coding sequence ATGGAAAAATCATTGATAAGATTGAGAATGAGTGCACACGATGCCCATTACGGCGGTAATTTGGTCGATGGTGCACGTATGTTGCAATTGTTCGGAGATGTAGCTACCGAATTGTTGATAAAGCATGACGGGGATGAGGGATTGTTTGCCGGTTATGACAATATCGAGTTTTTAGCGCCGGTGTATGCCGGAGATTATATCGAAGCTACAGGGGAAATTGTACATGTCGGAAATTCTTCCCGTAAGATGGTATTTGAAGCCCGTAAGGTAGTAATTACCCGGACGGATATATCAGAATCTGCTGCGGATTTCCTGGAAGAACCTGTCGTTGTATGTCGGGCGAGCGGTACTTGTGTCGTTCCGAAAAAATGTCAACGGAAAGGATAA
- a CDS encoding CoA transferase subunit A codes for MNKFISIEKAVAQVKDGMTVMVGGFLANGTPNAIVDALAKSGVKNLTLICNDTAFPDKGVGQWIANKQVKKLIVSHIGTNPCTSEQMNSGELEIEFVPQGTLAERVRCGGAGLGGFLTTTGMGTIVAEGKPVVQVDGKEYLLEKPLRADIALVGASLGDKSGNLVYKGTSQNFNPLMASAADLVIAEIEDLVEVGELFPELVKTPGIFVDYIIEK; via the coding sequence ATGAACAAATTTATATCAATTGAAAAGGCTGTAGCACAGGTGAAAGATGGGATGACGGTTATGGTAGGCGGTTTTCTGGCTAACGGAACCCCTAACGCAATCGTTGACGCTCTGGCGAAAAGCGGAGTAAAAAATCTGACCTTGATTTGTAATGATACGGCTTTCCCGGATAAAGGGGTGGGACAATGGATTGCCAATAAGCAAGTGAAGAAATTGATCGTTTCTCATATCGGTACGAATCCGTGTACCAGTGAGCAGATGAATAGCGGTGAATTGGAAATTGAATTTGTTCCGCAGGGGACACTTGCAGAGCGAGTGCGTTGCGGAGGGGCCGGTTTAGGCGGTTTTTTGACGACGACAGGTATGGGAACGATTGTTGCGGAAGGAAAGCCGGTTGTTCAGGTCGATGGGAAAGAATATTTGTTGGAGAAACCTTTACGGGCAGATATAGCCTTGGTTGGTGCCAGTTTGGGAGATAAGAGCGGGAACCTGGTATATAAAGGTACTTCTCAGAATTTTAATCCTTTAATGGCGAGTGCTGCGGATTTGGTTATAGCGGAGATAGAGGATTTGGTAGAAGTCGGGGAATTGTTTCCGGAATTAGTGAAGACACCGGGAATTTTTGTCGACTATATTATTGAGAAGTAA
- the ndk gene encoding nucleoside-diphosphate kinase gives MTNRTFTIIKPNAVGQQHTGEILTIIEKAGFRILALKMVCLSRSDVEKFYHIHKERPFFRTLSLFMTAGPIVVAVLEKENAVADFRALIGATDPVKAAEHTIRKYFAESKTRNAIHASDSDENAAWEASFFFSDKEIIETRYQLPIPAEEIDKD, from the coding sequence ATGACGAACAGAACTTTCACCATTATCAAACCCAATGCCGTCGGCCAGCAACATACCGGAGAAATACTGACAATCATTGAAAAAGCGGGATTTCGTATTCTGGCCCTTAAAATGGTTTGCCTCAGCCGTTCCGACGTCGAGAAATTTTATCACATACATAAAGAGCGTCCGTTTTTCCGTACGTTGAGTCTCTTTATGACTGCCGGCCCTATTGTAGTAGCCGTACTCGAAAAAGAAAATGCCGTTGCAGACTTCAGAGCCCTAATCGGTGCTACCGACCCGGTAAAAGCCGCAGAACATACCATCCGTAAATATTTTGCAGAAAGCAAAACCCGTAATGCCATTCACGCTTCAGACAGCGACGAAAACGCAGCCTGGGAAGCCTCTTTTTTCTTTTCCGATAAAGAAATCATAGAAACCAGGTATCAGCTTCCCATTCCAGCCGAAGAAATCGACAAAGACTAA
- a CDS encoding DUF3078 domain-containing protein → MKKSIYIIFFLIGNYCTLLAQPGQNPYWERKGITAFNLSQASLSSWSAGGESALGLDALLNYSADFKKERHLLNNRLELAYGLNRTESNGTRKTNDKIYLSSTYGYQMAKNFYLSGLLTFQTQFAKGYNYEVSRDSFISKFMAPAYLMIGAGVTWTPKPYFTATFSPASWRGTFVANNRLSDAGAFGVKKGKHLLSEFGANLKAEVQYEFLKNMTIYSRVDLYCNYLDQPQNIDVRWDVLLNMKINNWFSTNLTTNLIYDNDVKITQKNGSAGPRVQFKEILGVGLQFNL, encoded by the coding sequence ATGAAAAAAAGTATCTATATTATTTTTTTCCTCATCGGGAATTACTGTACACTTTTGGCCCAGCCCGGACAAAACCCTTACTGGGAACGGAAAGGAATAACAGCCTTCAATCTTTCGCAGGCAAGCCTAAGCAGTTGGTCTGCCGGGGGTGAATCCGCCCTGGGACTCGATGCCCTGCTGAATTATTCCGCTGATTTCAAAAAAGAACGGCATCTGTTAAATAATCGCCTCGAACTGGCTTACGGATTAAACAGGACTGAAAGCAACGGCACACGCAAAACGAATGATAAAATATACCTCTCTTCCACCTACGGCTACCAAATGGCCAAAAATTTTTACCTCAGCGGATTGCTTACCTTCCAGACCCAATTCGCCAAAGGTTACAACTATGAGGTTTCCAGAGATTCCTTCATTTCAAAATTCATGGCTCCGGCCTATCTGATGATCGGAGCCGGTGTCACCTGGACTCCCAAACCCTATTTTACAGCTACTTTTTCGCCGGCTTCCTGGCGGGGCACCTTTGTCGCCAACAACCGGCTATCGGATGCAGGGGCATTCGGTGTCAAAAAAGGAAAACACCTTCTTTCCGAATTCGGAGCCAATCTAAAAGCCGAAGTTCAATACGAATTTCTGAAAAATATGACGATCTACAGCCGGGTAGATCTTTATTGCAACTACCTGGATCAACCGCAAAATATCGACGTCCGATGGGATGTACTTCTAAACATGAAAATCAACAATTGGTTCTCGACAAACCTGACCACCAACCTCATTTATGACAACGACGTAAAAATCACTCAAAAAAACGGCAGTGCAGGTCCCCGCGTACAATTCAAAGAAATTCTGGGTGTCGGACTTCAATTTAATTTATAA
- a CDS encoding DUF4268 domain-containing protein, translating to MLSKEEVKELRINFWNGFKRYCAKRRVNRHWVLTGVKIKCTQLKFYADREKALVLFQIDHKNPLRRYEVYECFLSYRKLMGESCGEDLKWEEDYAGIDDRTVSAVYFELAGVDVLRAEDWEGIYAFFVEKMILLEEAYWEYRDLINERLKGNAGNN from the coding sequence ATGTTGAGTAAGGAAGAAGTAAAAGAATTGCGGATAAATTTCTGGAATGGTTTCAAACGGTATTGTGCTAAGCGCCGGGTTAACCGGCATTGGGTTTTGACGGGTGTGAAAATAAAATGTACTCAGTTGAAATTTTATGCCGACCGGGAAAAAGCTTTGGTGTTGTTTCAGATTGACCATAAAAATCCATTGAGACGCTATGAGGTGTATGAATGTTTTCTTTCTTACCGTAAGTTGATGGGAGAAAGTTGCGGGGAGGATTTGAAATGGGAGGAAGATTATGCCGGAATAGATGACCGGACTGTCAGTGCTGTTTATTTTGAGTTGGCAGGAGTGGATGTCTTGCGTGCGGAAGATTGGGAGGGTATTTATGCGTTTTTTGTGGAGAAGATGATATTGCTGGAGGAAGCCTATTGGGAATACCGGGATTTGATAAATGAACGGCTTAAGGGGAATGCGGGGAATAATTGA
- a CDS encoding ribonuclease HII — protein MLQLKYKGEAIEAGCDEAGRGCLAGPVFAAAVILPDNFYNELLNDSKQLSEKQRNQLRPIIEKEAVAWAVAAINNHEIDEINILNASIMAMHKALDQLHIRPEHIIIDGNRFKKYRDIPHLCIVKGDGKYMSIAAASVLAKTHRDEYMEKMDREFPMYNWKQNKGYPTLEHREKIKQFGITDLHRKSFNLADPQLKLNFED, from the coding sequence ATGTTACAATTGAAATACAAAGGCGAAGCCATCGAAGCCGGTTGTGACGAAGCCGGAAGAGGATGTCTGGCCGGGCCGGTATTTGCAGCGGCAGTCATTCTACCCGACAATTTCTATAATGAACTGTTAAATGATTCCAAACAATTATCAGAAAAACAGCGCAACCAACTCCGGCCCATCATCGAAAAAGAAGCGGTAGCCTGGGCTGTAGCAGCCATCAACAATCACGAAATCGATGAAATAAACATCCTGAATGCATCGATCATGGCGATGCATAAAGCCCTGGATCAATTGCACATACGCCCGGAACATATCATCATTGACGGAAACCGGTTCAAAAAATACCGGGACATTCCTCATTTATGTATCGTCAAAGGAGACGGTAAATACATGTCCATTGCCGCCGCTTCGGTTTTAGCCAAAACCCACAGGGATGAATATATGGAAAAAATGGACAGAGAATTTCCAATGTATAACTGGAAACAAAATAAAGGCTATCCGACCCTGGAACATCGGGAAAAAATAAAACAATTCGGGATCACTGATCTTCACCGAAAAAGTTTTAATTTAGCAGACCCACAATTAAAATTGAATTTTGAAGATTGA
- a CDS encoding GH3 auxin-responsive promoter family protein, translated as MAFINSLISLFMQKRLNQIDNFKANPTETQRNTLRELLLTAANTAYGQKYDFKSILTAEQYRERLPIVHYEDIKDLIAQTMEGTQNILWPEDIKWFAKSSGTTDAKSKFIPVSPSSLENCHFRGGKDIIGIVNRLYPDAQVFGGKTLALGGSSEISSTNSNCQYGDLSAILISNTPFWANFMKTPDVSIMLMSNWEEKLERICETTIKEDVRCLAGVPSWFLTLINKILEKTGKSNLHEVWPNLELFIHGGISFIPYREQYKKLLPNPKMKYLETYNASEGFFGIQDDPNDTSLLLMLDYGVYYEFIPTSELGKSQPQALLLEEIEKDVNYALVITTNGGLWRYMIGDTIMFTSTDPYKFKITGRTKLFINAFGEELIIDNATEALRITCEKTDCHILEFTAAPIFMNGGKKGAHEWLIEFETPPADIEQFASILDTELQKLNSDYEAKRLLSLERLKIHMARPNLFNDWLKGQGKLGGQNKVPRLWNDRKHIDQLLEMNSYS; from the coding sequence ATGGCGTTTATCAATTCACTCATCTCACTGTTCATGCAAAAGCGCTTAAATCAGATTGACAATTTCAAAGCCAATCCGACCGAAACGCAACGCAATACATTAAGGGAATTACTTTTGACGGCAGCCAATACGGCATACGGACAGAAATACGATTTCAAATCCATTCTGACGGCAGAACAATACCGGGAAAGGCTGCCGATTGTCCATTATGAGGATATCAAAGACCTGATTGCCCAAACCATGGAAGGCACACAGAATATATTGTGGCCGGAAGATATCAAATGGTTTGCCAAATCCTCCGGTACGACAGACGCTAAAAGCAAATTCATCCCCGTTTCTCCTTCTTCTCTGGAAAACTGTCATTTCCGGGGAGGGAAAGACATCATAGGTATTGTCAATCGCTTGTATCCGGACGCTCAGGTCTTCGGGGGTAAAACACTGGCTTTAGGCGGAAGCAGCGAGATCAGCTCGACGAACAGCAACTGCCAATACGGAGACCTCTCTGCTATTCTGATCTCCAACACCCCCTTTTGGGCCAACTTCATGAAAACACCGGATGTCTCCATCATGCTGATGAGCAACTGGGAGGAAAAGCTCGAAAGGATATGCGAAACGACAATCAAAGAGGACGTTCGCTGTCTGGCGGGAGTACCTTCCTGGTTTTTGACCCTGATCAATAAAATCCTGGAAAAAACAGGAAAAAGCAACCTGCATGAAGTGTGGCCGAACCTCGAGCTTTTTATACACGGCGGAATCAGTTTTATCCCTTACCGGGAACAATATAAGAAGCTACTTCCCAATCCGAAAATGAAATACCTGGAAACCTATAACGCTTCCGAAGGTTTCTTCGGCATTCAGGACGATCCGAACGATACCTCTCTTTTGCTCATGCTGGACTACGGTGTATACTACGAATTCATACCAACCAGTGAATTGGGTAAATCACAACCTCAGGCTCTGCTGCTGGAAGAAATTGAAAAAGACGTCAACTACGCACTGGTTATTACGACAAACGGAGGACTCTGGCGATACATGATCGGAGATACGATCATGTTTACTTCTACCGATCCCTATAAATTCAAAATCACGGGACGGACAAAACTGTTCATTAACGCTTTCGGCGAAGAACTGATCATCGACAATGCGACGGAAGCCTTACGGATTACCTGCGAAAAAACGGACTGCCATATACTGGAATTCACAGCAGCCCCTATTTTTATGAATGGAGGTAAAAAAGGTGCACACGAATGGCTGATCGAATTTGAAACCCCACCGGCCGACATCGAACAATTCGCATCCATACTCGATACAGAGCTTCAAAAATTGAATTCCGACTATGAAGCCAAACGGCTATTGTCTCTGGAACGACTGAAAATTCATATGGCCCGCCCCAATTTATTTAACGACTGGTTAAAAGGCCAGGGGAAACTAGGCGGCCAGAATAAGGTTCCCCGATTGTGGAACGACCGTAAACACATCGACCAATTACTTGAAATGAACTCTTATTCCTGA
- a CDS encoding class I SAM-dependent methyltransferase: MDIKLQTPGNWEDYELLDSGNFEKLERFGQYIIARPEPQAIWNKSLSDSEWTQRAHAYFRKDKRNEERGEWICKPKMPQQWFVNYSQGKMKLRMRLGLTSFKHVGIFPEQAANWDFIYEQIHKIGNNARVLNLFAYTGGASLAARSAGADVTHVDSVKPVISWSRENMEASGIDGIRWIVDDALKFVRREVKRGKKYQGIILDPPAYGRGPDGEKWILEENINELLSLCGQLLASHNSFLVLNLYSMGLSALLARTAVRQLIGTCTGEQFGELYFTDHFDKSLPLGVYYRFWR, translated from the coding sequence ATGGATATAAAATTACAGACGCCCGGCAATTGGGAAGATTACGAATTGCTCGACAGCGGCAATTTTGAAAAATTAGAACGCTTCGGGCAATACATCATAGCACGCCCGGAACCACAGGCCATTTGGAACAAATCCTTATCCGATTCGGAATGGACACAACGGGCACATGCCTATTTCCGCAAAGACAAACGCAATGAAGAACGCGGCGAATGGATCTGCAAGCCGAAAATGCCTCAACAATGGTTTGTCAACTACAGCCAGGGAAAAATGAAACTCCGTATGCGGCTTGGCCTGACCTCCTTCAAACACGTCGGTATATTCCCGGAACAAGCTGCAAACTGGGACTTTATATATGAACAAATCCACAAAATCGGTAACAATGCCCGGGTATTAAACCTCTTTGCCTATACGGGAGGAGCTTCTTTGGCAGCCCGCAGTGCAGGCGCCGACGTCACTCACGTAGACTCGGTAAAACCGGTTATCAGTTGGTCGCGGGAAAATATGGAAGCATCCGGTATAGACGGCATCCGGTGGATAGTAGACGATGCCCTGAAATTTGTCCGCAGAGAAGTAAAACGCGGGAAAAAATATCAGGGCATCATCCTGGACCCTCCCGCTTACGGACGAGGCCCGGATGGTGAAAAATGGATATTGGAAGAAAACATTAACGAACTGTTAAGCCTGTGCGGTCAATTGCTGGCCTCCCACAACAGCTTTCTGGTACTGAATCTCTATTCCATGGGATTGTCCGCATTACTCGCCCGTACTGCCGTGCGCCAACTGATAGGAACATGCACCGGAGAACAATTCGGAGAACTCTATTTTACGGATCATTTCGACAAATCTTTACCGTTAGGAGTATATTACCGTTTTTGGAGATAA